The Sminthopsis crassicaudata isolate SCR6 chromosome 5, ASM4859323v1, whole genome shotgun sequence genome contains the following window.
TGCCCTGAGAACGAGTCAAGAAGGTATTCATATCTTCTCCAATTAACTGCAGGGATGAATATCCATCTTGACCCAAATGGCCTAGATGATAATATGTCATAGATAAGTTTCCCTATATCTCCCTCAGCTACTCATGAATAACTAAGGGAATTTTCAGTTCTATATGCTCATCAATCAAGCAATTCTTATGCTTATACATTCTAACACTCAGACCTCAATAATATTTTGGTTGTCACTTACTATCATTCCAAAACAAGCTCATCCCAAAAATTAactgtctgaaactggatttcaTGATAAATATTTTCCTCTCAAGATCCATCTCTCTATCCTTTATTAAGGCCAGCTACCTCCTTAAAAAGTCTGTCAAGGTGCATGAAATGGCAGACAGGAATACATTGACAGCAGTATTCCTGAGCTTCCAAAGAAATGTCCTGAAATGTGGAAAAGAGAAATACATCTCAGGCTTCCCAAGTAGATATTGCATAGAAGATATATGAAGTAGCAAGGACGCAGATGAGATGACATATTATGATGttcattttattatgttaaaGAACATCATAAAATTCTCAAATCAGGAAATGTAAGCTgattttcattggaaaaaataaatttgtgtcAAAGATCATTTTTATATACCTGGAATAATAACTattgctcagaaaaaaaaaaaaatcagagaatggCTGTCAATTGTGATTATTTTCAATAGTAAGAATTTCAGGCACTTAATTTAGTAATTGGAATTAGTAAACATTGTATCTCCCTGACATTCTTCTGGGAGGGGTGGGAATAAAATTAGATTGCTCAGACAGCTCTACATTAAATGGATGCTTACAAACTGTAAATAAGTCTCAGAGTCTGTTGCTCTGTAATTTCATTGAGGGGATTATATATGAGTCAATGAGAGGATCTAATCAATGCTTTCAACCCTTCCAATATTGCAATCATGAAGGATATGCCTATGAAATATAGTTGCTAAAAAGACCCTTACCATATACTAAATGTCCATTTGTAGCAAAGGGGATCATCACAGAGTTACTCTTGTCACTACTGTTACCAGTAGAGCCATCATCATATACAGCAGAAATTCGGAATCTGTACACAGTCCCAGGAGTCAATCCAACAATGCCCCAACAACTCACACCACATAGTGTTCTTTGTTCATAccactttcctttccccttttcatctgcagccttctcttcctctttatactctattttatattccttGATCTTGTCATGTACTCCACAAACATCTAGATGCTCCCAGCGCAGGATTGCATAATCTGTTCCCACAATGACAATCTTTGGCTTTCTAGGAGGGCAGGGTGAGGGAAGTGTTTTCACAGTAGTGCTCACATCACTGCTCTCACTGTGCCCCAGCTCACAAACCTCAGCAAACTTGAACAGATAATCTGTGCTAGGTTCAAGGCCACTCACTTTGAAGACGTCCGGCTTTCCAGACACAGGGATGACGGTCCAATCCTCTTGCCCTAAAACCTGGTACTCTACCTGATAGCCAGTGATCTTGTCGTCCCTCCCATTAGCTGGGGTCAGTATGATCTCAACACTGGCTTGTGCGATCTCAACTATCTGCGGAGGAGGAGGTTTGACTGGAAGCTCAAAGTCAGAGCTGACCAGCAGTCCCTTTTCATAAAGATAAATGGAGACCCCCTGCTTCTCCTGCTCTGGGACAGATGCCACAATGAACTGAGTCTTCTCAGTGGAATGATTGGCCCTGGCAAATGCTGAAAAGGATTCTGCCAATTGTGTGGCTTTTCTCCTTGTCTCTGTGTCCTTGACCCATGAGGAATAAATCTTTTGCTCACAGTCAGGAGTGAATGATGTTGGATCCCGAAGCCACTGTTTCCAATCTGCTAAGTAGGATTCCTGCTGCAAGGAGGTGAATGCAAACACCAGGACAAATCTGTGGGGAGAGTCCAATACCACACTGTCCAACTCATTCTGGTCAGCTACGACCTGCAGCTCCTTCAGAAGGGTGAGGTAGGACTTTATCACCTTCATCTCAAAGAGCTTCTCAGCTAGAAATTCAGAGAGTCTCCTGGGGCTAAATGGGGACTGGCTTTCCCTGGATAAAATACTGCTTAGCTCATCTTCCTGTGCTCTGCCTGCCCGGATCAGGGGTAAGGTCttggctatttccttctgtaAAAGCTGTCTGTGCTGCCTATTTAACTCCTGAAAAAGCCTGATCTTTTCCTTGGTTGCAGAAAAGACTGAAAGATCTGGTGCCTCCAGCATGTCATTGCACCTCTTGTCACACTCACATAACTTCTCCAGAGTGTCCTGGGCTTCCCATACCAAACTCATGCTGATCCCTCGAGCCAGCCTGGCAGCCTTGGAGCTCAGCTTCTCCAGAGGGTACAACCAGACTTTGAGCGGCACCCCACGGCCCTTAAGCAGCTTAGGAAGGGAAGCATAGACCTCTACTGCATCTTCATAAGTCACTGGATTTCTCTCAAGAACAAAATCTCCATAAAATTTACAGCTGAACCCTTTAGTTGATCTTAtgtctctctcttccatttttatcTCTGCCCCAATTTGAACTGATACTAGGGGAATCTTTGTGATGGCTGCTTTCAACATTCCTTCTGattctttgacatttttattgGAGGAAACTTTCTGATCAAACACAAAGAAAGCCTGGGCCCCATAGAGCACTGCAGTGACCACGTGGGTGGCAGTTCCATTATAAAACACATCATGATAAGAAATATTCTCATCCCCCAGGTGGCTCATGGTTAGGTGGCAATATTGGGTAGTCGTACTGTATTTGAGAGTAATGCGAGCTTGCTGTTGGGAGGTCTTGGTATCACATAAATATTTGCCAGAGCCTCCTACTTCAACCAGGCCCCCAAGGACACTTGCTTTTAGCTCTCCAGTGATGTTCATGGCATTGGTCTTTTCCTCCATGGAGTCAGAGGTGATAATGTCAAACTCAGTCTTGTATTGATCTTCTATGTTCACATTTCTCTCTAGAGTGTCTTTGTCCCATAAGGTGACACCTAGAAGGGAACAGAGACATTAGGGAGGAAATGGCAGATTCCAGGGGATCACAGCCTCCTCACTGAAAAGGCAATAAATAGTGTATAGGTTATATGGTGTAGTCATAAAAACATATTCAATGTGTCATGTTGTATATTCCACACTGCAAGCCTCAGGCTTATCAAGGGAAAGTGATAAGACTGCCTACCCAAACACATTCCCCTTAATTCCTCATTCTGCACCATcatgttttcctttctccttcaagGCTGCTCTTCAACTTTATATTAAGCAGACTGGTTAGCATGGAAAATGCCttggatgtgtgtatgtgtgtgtgtgtgtaacaattTGCACCATCATCTCCCAATACAGTATATCTGTCTCACCTATGTCTCTGACCTTGTCTCTGAGTAAAAGGCTTTTTTCCAAAGCTCGGTATTCTCCTTCTTAGAGCTTGCAAAATTGCTTCTCTTTTTGATCATTTTAACCTTCTAAGTCTGAATCAGCCCCTCCTCTCCCTGCCCTCTTCAGATATCCCCAATCCTTCCTGGCTTGGATTTCCATCCCCCCTGCATTTCCCTTCAGAACAACATGATCTCAGAGGGTTCTAACTAGCAGAAAAAGCCTGAGACATGATAATCACTTTGCTGGTCTCTGAATCTCACTTTCTGACTGATAATTTTTCACCAGAACTCTTGCCCAACTCTGCCCTCTCCTGATATCTGGAACAAGGCTTTTCATTGAAGAGAGTAATTACCTGGGATGAGGGTATCCGAGCGACAATCATATAGTGTTCCCAGATGTAAGGGACGACCAAGAGCTGGGACCTCCATTGTGCTCTTCCAGATCAGGCTGGTGGGAACTTCTTTCTCTGCCATTTatctaatgaaagaaaattgaggTCTAGGGCAGTTATCAGGGAAGTCACTCTCTTGCAGGATCCAAAGAGAAATGCCCCATTCTTCAGTGACCAAGTTTTCCCAGTTCCTGTTAGATAGGAACACTGCAGGAAGATAGTGACTGttctgagagagaaaaacatCAGGCTTATATGGAACTCACAAAGGAGCCAGACACCATAGGACGGGGTGCTCAgttaagagaaaattatagaaactgAAGCTCCCtctcttacattttcttccatcccATCTGGTCAGGTAGATTGCTAAGGTGGAGAGAGAGCTGGCTGGGCAGAGTAGGGGTTGGGTTCAAGATTTCTACCACCTGACATTTGCCACCTTGTCCTGGTCATGTGCAGACCTCATTCCCTTCTCTCATCTGCACCTGCTCAAGGGTCAGGAGTTGCCTACCAAGAACAATTGCTGAGCCTCTGGTCAACCCTGAGTTCCCTGATTTTGGTTCTTATCTCCAATCTAAAAGAAGGGGATGACTGAAACTTTCAATCACTCAGGATCTTAGCTTTTCATTTACTTCTGTCAGAGAAAAGGGTTTTCTAGATTTGTAATTATTGTTCATCCTTCTAtcacaaagaggaaaaataatgtcTCATACTTCCCACCTtacccttaatttttttcccccacaggaTATCCATAGTTTTCATTGGAGTAGGAATTCCTGATGAGGAAACTCCTACTAGTACAAGTCAACTCACATCCTGAAATCCCCAGCTTTAGTAAATTTGCTGCACcaatgagaagttaagtgatttgtccaggttacATAGGATATGTCAGAGATGGGTCTGGTGAAAATTCTGCCagaattctttgtttccttgttccCTTGTTCCCTAGTTCTATGGCCAGCTCTACCCACTGCCCCACAGGGCTTTTCATTTCCCTGTTTTGGATAAGGCTGATTATAAAATGAAACCCATCATTTATAGATAGTGTGGGTTCAAAGACCAAAACACACAGGTTTATTCCTGATAATTaaggtcaactttttttttttttatcattgcaGGAAGTATGGGATTGGGAACCTATCTTCCCTTTAAATTTTATGTCCCAAGAGGAAGGTACCAGAATGCCATATGTAAAATACTCTTTCTCTGCCAATCTAGTATCTATAAGAGGCTTTGTAAGAATTTTAAGAAGGATTCAGATACTATTTGAGGCCTGAGCCTATTCTGGGTTTTTCCCTCTGTAATTTCTATATTGTGGCTATTATGGATGTGAAGCATTAGCCATAGTGGGAACTCAAGGAGAAGTTTCTCCCGTCAGAGATCACAAGCCTAAGAAGACTTTACAAAGTTAAAAGCATATTTGCAATGCCATGTTGAAATATTGCATGACTTCTGTGTACATGTGCAAACAGGGAGCAGCAAATGGCATCTGAAAATGATCCTTGCTTAGGCACCCTATCAacttgtaccaaaaaaaaaaaaaaaaaaatcagaacagctATGTGATCAGTGAATAAAGTGAGGCATGTTATTTAGTGTCGACAAATGGCAACCAGTCTGACCTATTCTCCTAAAATGTCTTCCTTACTCTTCCTGAAATTCCCTTCTTGGTGGGTCCATATTGTGGGTTCAGCATTGCCTCCTCCTCCAACTACTTTTTAAGAGACAACTAGTTAATGGGTaggataataagacactgtcacAGCAACACTTCTGTAGGAATTTAATGAGAGTATTTAAATGACTTTACTCTATGACAAGAGAAATGGGGCAGCACTGAGACTTAAGCATCCCTGTTCCCTTCCTAGTGGCTCAAGCTTCAACTGAGTAATGACTCCGACCTGATTCTATAGTCAGGAAATTGGTTTGTTCCTTCCTTCAGATTTCCTGATCAAGGGCAGCTTTCCTCTCTCACCCACAACCCCTCCAGAACAGCCCCAAATTTGGCAAAGTGTGAGAAGAAAACCATTCACCTGAAAAGGTCTTGTCCTCTAAGAGCCAAAACTGACTCCTTAGGCAAGTGGGGAGCAGTCATCACACATTTACTTCCCCTGACTCAACAAGAGTCAGTTAAAGCCTTAAGGAAGCAGAGAAACAAAGCAGACAGCCTGAGAGGGGTATTTCTGGGACCAGGACAGAAGAAATAGTCCCCTGCCTAAAAAAGTGCCACCAACCCCTAACCTGGCCAATCTGAGCACTGGAGCTTAACCAAACTACACAGGCTTCTGCCTCCTCCTCACAAAGCTGAACTTTCCTATCATTGTTGGTATACAATGGGCCTGAGCTGGGTGTGTATGAACAGAAAAAAGCAgactgagaaagaagagaaatggggagggggggggaacgAAAGTTGTCCGAACTAGAGACCATCCCAATTCCAGGAAATTAAGAGAAAGAGGTATCTGACATCAGGGGAATAAGTGTTCTCCAGACCTTTTGAGCCAAGAGGCTCCCTGAGCTGAGGAAACAGGAATTGGATATTTGTGCTGGCACAAACCCTCATCTGGTCTCACATATAATCAGTTCTTCGTTATTCAACCTGTACAATAACTAGGCCTTtgctcactctctgtctctttattttcctcagtacTTCCCTTCTTTGGCCCCTTTTCCTATTTGCTCCTATGACCATTATTTTCAAGCTCCTCCTTTCCACTAAAATGTTCTGACAAAAGGACTTTCCCTCTCCTCTTACACTAGAATCTATAATGGCCCTTTAAGGCCATGGAACACTTttatgaggaaaaggaaagaaaaggaacttttGTGTAAAGGAGAAGATTTATCCCCTGAGGAACCTAAGATAAGGAATTATTAACAAGCTGAAACTTGGATGtccaaaaggaagatgaaaagaatatttttaataactaAATTTTTGTAGTGTACGTGTGTGAAGAAATTGCTTTCATTTGGAATTTTGGCAgtttcaaatacaaaattaacTAACTTTGATCTTCTCATTGCAGGCTGGCAAAACATCATTTTAGACTGTTACAGAGTAATGGTTCATGGGAACAAATGAGAGTTCTATCATAGAGAGAATCATCTGCCACAGTTCACAAACATTTGCCATTTGTTAAGGGAATTAGCTCAGGGGCTCAACCAAATATGCCTAAGCAAGGCAGAATGAGACATGAGAAGCCATGTTCTTCAGGATTCAGGAACCTTTAATCTCAGGGTAGATGAGAAGAAGGGCAGGATCTAgggaacaaaggggaaaaacaggGTGATGTTGAGGAGAagccagagagagaacaaggAGGAGCCAGGTGGAGTCTATCTGACTGATCTTGCCCCAGACTTCTCTAAAGATACTTTCATTAAGACAAGTGTCAGAGGCTGAAGACAGAATGGGTAGATTAGGTTACTAACAATGGAGGACAGGTGAGCTGAGGAGTTCAGGCTTCTTGTCAATCTGAAATTGTGAGTGTCCAGTTCATACTGCTATActgctatttttaaaaggacaCTTTATGCAAATTTgcctcacttttatttttaaaattctagaaaaaaaatctgcatttccattctaattttaaaaaacatgcaaGATTTCATAACCTTCAAGTGTCAGGAGAGGCTGCTAG
Protein-coding sequences here:
- the LOC141542878 gene encoding stonustoxin subunit alpha-like, giving the protein MAEKEVPTSLIWKSTMEVPALGRPLHLGTLYDCRSDTLIPGVTLWDKDTLERNVNIEDQYKTEFDIITSDSMEEKTNAMNITGELKASVLGGLVEVGGSGKYLCDTKTSQQQARITLKYSTTTQYCHLTMSHLGDENISYHDVFYNGTATHVVTAVLYGAQAFFVFDQKVSSNKNVKESEGMLKAAITKIPLVSVQIGAEIKMEERDIRSTKGFSCKFYGDFVLERNPVTYEDAVEVYASLPKLLKGRGVPLKVWLYPLEKLSSKAARLARGISMSLVWEAQDTLEKLCECDKRCNDMLEAPDLSVFSATKEKIRLFQELNRQHRQLLQKEIAKTLPLIRAGRAQEDELSSILSRESQSPFSPRRLSEFLAEKLFEMKVIKSYLTLLKELQVVADQNELDSVVLDSPHRFVLVFAFTSLQQESYLADWKQWLRDPTSFTPDCEQKIYSSWVKDTETRRKATQLAESFSAFARANHSTEKTQFIVASVPEQEKQGVSIYLYEKGLLVSSDFELPVKPPPPQIVEIAQASVEIILTPANGRDDKITGYQVEYQVLGQEDWTVIPVSGKPDVFKVSGLEPSTDYLFKFAEVCELGHSESSDVSTTVKTLPSPCPPRKPKIVIVGTDYAILRWEHLDVCGVHDKIKEYKIEYKEEEKAADEKGKGKWYEQRTLCGVSCWGIVGLTPGTVYRFRISAVYDDGSTGNSSDKSNSVMIPFATNGHLVYAAFAYGLFREFRHSFRSQITTEET